A single window of Deltaproteobacteria bacterium HGW-Deltaproteobacteria-18 DNA harbors:
- the sbtM gene encoding selenobiotic family peptide radical SAM maturase, translated as MNQAALHSLYPTTASFLDAQTLSSLGDSLNSSAEKLLSTVEQLSREGLAPIFLPDICTLEIARKHVESKAVLQPEPGTGIIVNPSLELCVLNTSGCVDVIHGRNTNTCPVLGQEMVLVWKNKGTQKIDIAVAKPEDLAAIKIIADGVDPSSAEAESKLAPGFVDSLLRKAVEKGILLSPSSLLRRKRQDFSANLSISEQHLSAEVFTLQWHITQDCDLFCRHCYDRSARSNMALDSALDVIDDFDSFCRDRHVLGQISFSGGNPLLYPGFLKVYERAARKGFSLAILGNPTTREMMEAIIDIARPEYFQVSLEGLPAHNDSIRGHGHFQRVMNFLEVLQAVEVQGQVMLTLTRDNMNQVLPLAEILEGKVWGLAFNRLSPVGRGAALALPDPAEFQDFAERYCEAASQLKVLSFKDNMLNAHLAARGGPLFGGCTGFGCGAAFNFMALLPDGEVHACRKFPSIIGNISTATLGEIYDGQAAVSYRSRSEACRECSIIATCGGCPAVVSGLGLDIAKDRDPFCPGPIHQPQPPVKSAF; from the coding sequence ATGAATCAAGCGGCACTGCATTCACTATATCCAACAACAGCATCGTTTCTAGATGCACAGACTCTCTCAAGTCTTGGAGATTCCCTAAACAGTAGCGCAGAAAAACTCCTCTCGACTGTCGAGCAGCTGTCCAGAGAAGGCTTGGCACCAATTTTTCTGCCGGATATCTGTACTTTAGAAATTGCAAGGAAGCATGTTGAGTCAAAGGCGGTTCTTCAGCCTGAACCCGGGACTGGCATTATCGTAAATCCAAGCCTTGAGTTATGTGTACTGAATACTTCTGGATGTGTTGACGTGATTCACGGCCGTAATACAAACACATGTCCAGTTTTAGGCCAGGAGATGGTCCTGGTTTGGAAAAATAAAGGCACTCAGAAAATTGATATTGCCGTAGCAAAGCCTGAAGATCTCGCCGCAATCAAAATTATCGCGGACGGAGTGGATCCCTCGAGCGCAGAAGCAGAATCCAAATTAGCGCCCGGATTTGTTGATTCTCTTCTCAGAAAAGCCGTGGAAAAAGGAATTCTCCTTTCTCCCTCATCACTCTTGCGACGCAAGCGCCAGGATTTTTCCGCCAACCTGTCCATTTCAGAACAACATCTCAGCGCTGAAGTCTTCACCCTGCAGTGGCACATCACCCAGGACTGCGATCTGTTTTGCCGTCATTGCTACGATCGTAGCGCCCGATCGAATATGGCCCTGGACTCGGCCTTGGATGTGATCGATGATTTCGATTCTTTTTGTCGCGATCGGCATGTTCTCGGCCAGATAAGTTTTTCCGGAGGAAACCCCCTGCTCTACCCCGGATTTCTGAAAGTCTACGAACGGGCAGCCCGGAAAGGTTTCTCCCTGGCCATCCTCGGGAATCCAACTACCAGGGAAATGATGGAGGCGATCATCGATATCGCCCGGCCGGAATATTTTCAGGTCAGCCTCGAAGGATTGCCCGCACACAACGACTCCATCCGCGGCCATGGACATTTCCAGCGGGTTATGAACTTTCTTGAGGTATTGCAGGCTGTAGAGGTCCAAGGGCAGGTCATGCTCACCCTGACGCGTGACAACATGAACCAGGTGCTGCCCCTGGCCGAAATATTGGAAGGGAAAGTCTGGGGCCTGGCCTTCAACCGGCTCTCCCCCGTGGGCAGAGGTGCCGCTCTTGCCCTGCCCGATCCCGCTGAATTTCAGGACTTTGCGGAACGGTATTGCGAAGCGGCCTCTCAGCTCAAGGTCCTGTCTTTCAAGGACAACATGCTCAATGCTCATCTTGCCGCCAGGGGAGGACCACTCTTCGGGGGCTGTACCGGATTCGGCTGTGGAGCGGCCTTCAATTTCATGGCTCTGCTCCCGGACGGAGAAGTGCATGCCTGTCGAAAATTCCCTTCGATTATCGGAAACATTTCAACCGCCACCCTTGGCGAAATTTACGACGGGCAAGCAGCCGTCTCGTACCGAAGCCGAAGCGAAGCCTGCCGGGAATGCTCAATCATAGCGACATGCGGCGGCTGTCCGGCGGTAGTTTCCGGACTTGGCCTGGACATCGCCAAGGATCGCGACCCATTTTGCCCTGGGCCAATCCATCAGCCCCAGCCTCCCGTCAAATCGGCCTTTTGA
- a CDS encoding ABC transporter: MRHAPTMIVLALMFLLPVVVLVLQAGAPGWRFPELWPQMSLDGLRFLAARPQPFLTALASSLAYSLATVAMTLVMTILPAQVLAFRTFPGKNLLEGLLLLPALVPAMTFSMGLHFIFIKIGLADTTPGVILVLSIISYPYMLRALTTGFTLMGREYGICARNLGASKWRVFLEVEMPLLLPAMAAGGSVVFLVAFSEYFLVFLIGGGSVASFTGFLFPLITSSNRGLGALITLAFLAVPIALFVVLELGMYRYYRKRLMR, encoded by the coding sequence GTGAGACACGCCCCGACCATGATCGTCCTGGCTCTGATGTTCCTGCTGCCGGTCGTCGTGCTCGTTTTGCAGGCCGGGGCTCCGGGCTGGCGTTTTCCGGAACTCTGGCCACAGATGTCCCTTGACGGACTGCGCTTCCTTGCGGCCCGCCCACAGCCTTTTCTGACCGCCCTGGCCAGTTCGCTGGCCTATTCGCTGGCGACAGTGGCCATGACGCTGGTCATGACCATCCTGCCCGCGCAGGTGCTGGCCTTTCGAACCTTTCCGGGCAAGAATCTGCTCGAAGGCCTGCTCCTGCTCCCCGCCCTGGTTCCGGCCATGACCTTTTCCATGGGGCTACATTTCATCTTCATCAAGATCGGCCTGGCCGACACCACGCCCGGCGTGATCCTGGTCCTTTCAATAATCAGCTACCCGTACATGCTGCGCGCCCTGACCACAGGCTTCACCCTGATGGGCCGCGAATACGGGATCTGCGCCCGCAATCTGGGAGCATCGAAATGGCGCGTCTTTCTGGAGGTGGAGATGCCGCTGCTCCTGCCTGCCATGGCGGCGGGCGGAAGCGTGGTCTTTCTGGTGGCGTTTTCCGAATATTTCCTGGTCTTCCTGATCGGAGGCGGAAGCGTCGCATCCTTCACAGGCTTTCTCTTCCCGCTCATAACCTCCTCCAATCGGGGCCTCGGGGCACTGATCACCCTGGCCTTCCTGGCGGTACCCATCGCGCTGTTCGTCGTACTGGAACTGGGGATGTACAGGTATTACCGCAAGCGACTGATGCGGTAG
- a CDS encoding ABC transporter permease — MQRRILWGLAPLLIPYCALFCAGMALTLAQSLGLFLPLGAGGATLDHYRVLLQDLAIGQSLGLSLFVALVSAAGSVLGGTVLALALWRMPSGLRRVGVISKIGLILPHVAVAFLILLFLGRTGLVSSVLFQTGLISSPEEFPNILHTGSGLGMIMAFLLKGVPFALLLVGAVLFGFDIRLIQTARMLGAGPWRTFRTVTLPRLLPAMHSAFIILFLYAFGSFDIPFVLGESHPGMLSIRVYDIFFQRDLNQRPLAMAILTLMFLFAALFAMLYNRFAAYVDGWRRKL; from the coding sequence ATGCAGCGCCGGATCCTTTGGGGCCTTGCGCCCCTGCTGATTCCGTACTGCGCACTCTTCTGCGCAGGCATGGCCCTGACCCTGGCCCAGAGTCTGGGCCTCTTCCTCCCGCTGGGCGCAGGGGGGGCAACCCTTGATCACTACCGGGTCCTGCTCCAGGACCTGGCCATAGGGCAATCACTGGGCCTGTCCCTGTTTGTGGCTCTCGTCTCCGCTGCGGGCTCGGTCCTGGGCGGAACCGTCCTGGCTCTCGCCCTGTGGCGCATGCCTTCCGGACTGCGCAGGGTGGGAGTCATTTCAAAAATCGGGCTCATCCTGCCTCATGTGGCGGTGGCGTTTCTGATCCTTCTGTTCCTCGGCAGGACGGGTCTTGTGTCATCGGTCCTCTTTCAGACGGGGCTTATCTCCTCGCCGGAAGAATTCCCGAACATCCTGCACACCGGAAGCGGGCTGGGCATGATCATGGCTTTTCTGCTCAAGGGCGTGCCCTTTGCCCTGCTTCTGGTCGGCGCCGTGCTCTTCGGCTTCGACATCCGCCTGATCCAGACAGCGCGAATGCTCGGAGCCGGGCCATGGCGCACCTTCCGGACCGTGACCCTGCCCCGGCTCCTGCCGGCCATGCACAGCGCCTTCATCATCCTCTTTCTGTACGCCTTCGGATCCTTCGACATCCCCTTTGTGCTCGGGGAATCGCATCCCGGCATGCTCTCCATCCGGGTCTACGACATTTTTTTCCAGCGCGACCTGAACCAGCGCCCCCTGGCCATGGCCATCCTTACGCTCATGTTCCTCTTCGCCGCCCTCTTCGCCATGCTCTACAACCGCTTCGCGGCCTACGTCGACGGCTGGAGGCGCAAACTGTGA
- a CDS encoding ABC transporter substrate-binding protein: MRIKLLFIILFAVLLTGCSESPEQTSVLQQDFASLEKAARGTEVRWHMWGGSAQINQWVDTFVASEMKRLYDIAVVRVPMDAPVFVNKLLTEKAAGKATGTMDLLWINGENFKNSMQAGVLFGPFTDKLPNFTAWYDPQKSAHDFGYPVNGFEAPYGRAQFVFEYDTDRTPTPPAALAELADWIRANPGRFTYPQPPDFTGSAFLRQIFYATTGGHEQYMNGFNADLYAKNAPKTFAWLDELKPHLWQEGRTYPKDAAALDTLFARGEIDMGMSYHPAHAQMKILEKTYPDTVRTFVLAEGAIFNTHFTAVPFNAPNKAGAMVLANFLMSPEAQLSKFKPENWGDLPALEVAKLEEMQRKAFEAVDLGAATLGTDVLSAAAVPEISPEYLELLERDWDKFILGH; this comes from the coding sequence ATGCGCATAAAATTACTGTTCATCATACTGTTCGCGGTTTTGCTCACCGGCTGTTCCGAGAGCCCGGAACAAACCTCCGTGCTGCAGCAGGACTTCGCGAGCCTGGAAAAGGCCGCGCGCGGCACCGAGGTCCGCTGGCACATGTGGGGAGGCAGCGCCCAGATCAATCAGTGGGTCGACACTTTCGTGGCCTCCGAGATGAAACGGCTGTACGATATCGCCGTGGTTCGGGTGCCCATGGACGCGCCGGTCTTCGTCAACAAACTCCTGACCGAGAAGGCAGCGGGCAAGGCCACCGGGACCATGGACCTATTGTGGATCAACGGCGAAAACTTCAAGAACTCCATGCAGGCCGGAGTGCTGTTCGGCCCTTTCACGGACAAATTACCGAATTTCACGGCCTGGTACGACCCGCAAAAATCGGCCCATGATTTCGGCTACCCCGTAAACGGCTTTGAAGCACCCTACGGCCGGGCCCAGTTCGTCTTCGAGTACGACACGGACCGGACACCGACGCCCCCGGCCGCCCTGGCCGAGCTTGCGGACTGGATCAGGGCCAACCCGGGGCGCTTCACCTATCCGCAGCCTCCGGACTTCACGGGCTCGGCCTTCCTGCGCCAGATCTTCTACGCAACCACGGGCGGCCACGAGCAATACATGAATGGCTTCAATGCCGACCTCTACGCCAAGAACGCCCCCAAGACCTTTGCCTGGCTTGACGAACTCAAGCCCCACCTGTGGCAAGAGGGACGGACCTATCCCAAGGACGCCGCGGCTCTGGACACCCTGTTCGCACGAGGCGAGATCGACATGGGCATGTCCTACCACCCGGCACACGCGCAGATGAAAATCCTGGAAAAGACCTACCCCGATACGGTGCGGACCTTTGTCCTTGCCGAAGGGGCCATCTTCAACACCCACTTCACGGCCGTCCCCTTCAATGCCCCGAACAAGGCGGGCGCCATGGTCCTGGCCAACTTCCTGATGAGCCCCGAAGCCCAGCTCTCCAAGTTCAAGCCCGAAAACTGGGGCGACCTGCCGGCGCTCGAGGTGGCAAAGCTCGAAGAGATGCAGCGCAAGGCCTTTGAAGCGGTCGATCTGGGAGCGGCCACCCTCGGGACGGACGTTCTCTCCGCAGCCGCCGTACCGGAGATCAGCCCGGAGTATCTGGAGCTTCTCGAAAGGGACTGGGACAAATTCATTCTCGGGCACTAG
- a CDS encoding ABC transporter ATP-binding protein, with product MEDLLQVKALGKRFGGVEVFGDVSFGVPRGSLVSLVGPSGAGKTTLLHIIAGLEDADSGTVTHFDGDGKKPSAILVFQDYVLFPNMTVFQNIAFGLKAQKMSRTAIRDKVMPMLGYFHLEDRRDAYPSQLSGGQKQRVAIARATVLEPSLLLLDEPFANLDRNLKMETALFIRSTQRSFGITTICVTHDLQEALAMSDRIGVMLGGRLRQYAPPLDVYRRPVDMETARFLGPVNTITAPLARLLGLDVCWLRPEALRLEPDPDGPAVITTTHFAGHYLCYTLRVLDQDLVVYALEPLGQPGDRMHIRVSNQYPPIFSGSLPEDSCA from the coding sequence ATAGAGGATCTGCTGCAGGTCAAGGCCCTGGGCAAGCGCTTCGGCGGAGTGGAGGTCTTCGGGGACGTCAGCTTCGGCGTACCCCGAGGCAGCCTCGTCTCGCTGGTCGGGCCATCCGGGGCGGGAAAGACGACCCTGCTGCACATCATCGCGGGGCTCGAGGACGCGGACAGCGGAACCGTCACCCATTTCGACGGCGACGGGAAGAAGCCCTCGGCCATCCTCGTCTTTCAGGACTACGTCCTCTTCCCGAACATGACGGTCTTCCAGAACATCGCCTTTGGCCTCAAGGCCCAAAAGATGTCCAGGACCGCCATCCGGGACAAGGTCATGCCCATGCTCGGCTATTTCCATCTTGAAGACAGGCGGGATGCCTATCCGTCCCAACTCTCGGGAGGACAGAAGCAGCGCGTGGCCATTGCCCGTGCCACGGTCCTCGAACCTTCGCTCCTGCTGCTGGACGAGCCCTTCGCCAACCTCGACCGCAACCTGAAAATGGAGACTGCCCTCTTCATCCGCTCCACCCAGCGCAGCTTCGGCATCACCACGATCTGCGTGACGCACGACCTGCAGGAAGCACTGGCCATGTCCGACCGCATCGGGGTCATGCTCGGGGGACGCCTGCGCCAATACGCTCCGCCACTGGACGTCTACCGGCGACCCGTGGATATGGAAACGGCGCGTTTTCTGGGGCCGGTCAACACCATCACCGCTCCGCTGGCCCGCCTCCTTGGCCTTGACGTCTGCTGGCTGCGACCCGAGGCCCTGCGCCTCGAACCGGACCCGGATGGACCTGCCGTCATAACGACCACGCATTTCGCGGGGCACTATCTCTGCTACACGCTGCGCGTCCTGGATCAGGACCTCGTGGTCTATGCCCTGGAACCCTTGGGGCAACCAGGGGACAGGATGCACATCCGTGTTTCAAACCAGTATCCGCCCATATTCAGCGGCTCTCTTCCGGAGGATTCATGCGCATAA